The window GGCATATCGGCGGCTCCGGTGCTGCTGCTCGGCGAGACCGGCGTCGGGAAAGAGGTGTTCGCACACGGAATCCATGCCGTGTCACCGCGTCGGAGCGGCCCGTTCATTGCCGTCAATTGCGGCTGCGCCTCGCGCGAGCTGCTGGCCAGCGAACTGTTCGGCTATGTCGACGGCGCGTTCACCGGGGCGCGGCGCGGCGGCATGGCCGGAAAGATCGAGGCCGCGGCGCGCGGCACCCTGTTCCTCGACGAGATCGGTGAATTGCCGCTCGAGCTCCAGCCCATGTTGCTGCGAGCTCTCGAGAATGGCGAGATCAGCAGGATCGGGGAGACTGAGGTGCGCAAGGTGGACTTCCGCCTCGTCGCCGCGACCAACCGCGATCTGCAAGCGGAGGTGGACGCCCAGCGCTTCCGCAGGGACCTGTTCTACCGGCTGGCCGTCGTTCCCGTCGACATACCGCCGCTGCGGGAGCGCTGCGACGACATTCCGCTGCTGGTCGATCACTTCGTCGCCCAGACAAGGGCGCGCTACGGTCTTGCCGATCGCCGTTTTGCGCCAGAGACGCTCGCGCACCTTCGGCACCATGATTGGCCCGGCAACGTCCGCGAACTGCGCAATCTGGTCGAGAGTCTCATGCTGACAGGCAACGGCGACCCGATCGAACCGTCGGACCTGCCCGATACCATCCGGAGGACCGAACGACCATGCGAGCGCAAGCCCGGTCTGTCTCTCGCCGAGTCTTCCGAACGTGACTTAATCTCGCGCACGCTCAGGTCGTGCAACGGAAACGTGACGGCCACCGCGGCCGCACTCGGACTTGCCAAGAGTACTGTCTATGCGAAGCTGCATCGTTATGACATTCGCTTCGACCCGGGCTCCGCAAAATTTTCTAGTTGAGACACGGGCCGTCCCTCTCCAGCGCCGAAGGATGGGCCGGATTGTTGCAGTTGATTTCTCTTAGATGAAGCTTCGATGTTCAGGAATTCCAGGCATCTCTGATCCTTACCGATTTCTTTTCCATTGCTCCCCTGCGGTCGCTGTCACTCAGCTGCATGTTTGAGTATGGAGCGCAAAGCAACATAAGGAAGAGCGCTGTATTTGCTTTGTATCTGGCAAAGGTTCTGCGGCTTTCCGTGCCGAGCATGACGACCCGGCCTTCGGTCGTGCAAACGCTCCAACTCCATACACGGCCACTCTTTTTCAGCAGTGTTTCAAAGACTGGCAAATGATTCGGCATTGGGTGCTCTACCCGGACTCCAAATCGAAATCAAAATCGGACGACGAAGGTCGAAGAGAGATCGAAATTATCATGGCTCAGCAAAGGAATAACTGGATACGCCGGTCGGATGAAGAGCGTATTGAATGTCTCAGCCAGTTGCAACGGCGCGATGAATGTTGCATAATGCTAACCTGTTGATATTGTTTGCATAACATAGATTATGGAATATATTCCTAAGACGGCGCCGGCAGAAAAGCTGCGTGCGGCGCACCCGGTTGAGCTTAATCCTGAAACGCGGTCCTGAGCAATCGTCGCGCCGACGGCTGATCGCCGGGGTGCCGATCCCGATCTGCTGATGCCGATGATGATCATCATCCGGCTTCCAGATAGTTCGGGCCGACCTTAACTGGGGCGCATGGTAGGCAATTCGTCGACGTCGTCTGTCGCTATTGTGGGATCGTTCAAGTCGTAGCCAAATCCCTCGTAGACGAATGCGCCGCGGATCAGTTCACAATCGCGTTCGCTGACGCCTGCGTGTCGACAGACCCGATACCACGCCGCCTCGATGGTCGAGGTCATGCCGTCGACGATCGCGGTGGCCTCCTCCTTGGAAAGCAGAAAGCGCTCGCACTGTGACAACAGGTTGGCCCGATTGGCGTACCGCCCCCAGTTGCCGAACGCCATCGCGAGATCGCGTCGCTCCAGCGCGATCATGGGATTGGGAGTTAGGTCGTAAGCGGGCGACAATGACCAAGCATGCTCTTTGGCGAGGATCGCGTGGTTGCGCGGATGATCGTCCGTGTTGGAGATGAGCGCGTTGAAGCAGACGCGGCGGAAAAGTTCGGGCAGATCCTTGGCCTGGCTACCCGATGCCGCTCGCCGTATCTCGTCAGCAAGTAGCAGATAAGACCATTTCTGGTGCTTATTGACGGTATCGGGGGTATCGTCCGCGTCGAGTAGTGTCAGTGCGCTTGCCATCCTGCTTCGGAAATATCCTTTCTCAGCCTTATGACGGTCGAACCGCCTCACCAGCACTACATCCTTGTCTCCGACGGTAGTCATCCGGCTTTCGGCGCATGAGATCCCGCACTCGTGGGCAAGCGTCAGCATGGCGTGTTCGACACGCGGATTGTTCCATCTGTCCTCGCGGTGAGGGAATTTCGCCAGCCAGAGCGCGCCTTCGTCCTCTACGGTGGCCTTGGGTCGCGCGCCCCCCATGGAAGTGCCGGCGCGCATCAGCGCCTCGGCCTGTTCGGCGTCTGAGCCCGCCGGTGCTGGCGCTTTCGGATCCTTCTCGGCGGCGACGATCTGGTCGGCAAGCGCAATTAAACGTGCCAGATCGAGGGTTTTGTTGAACGTGCGAACCGGCGCTGGAGGTTGCACACTGAGACCGAAGCCCAGCGCGCCGGCACGATCGTCGGGCGAGTTGAGCAGGTATTGAATCTCGGTCGGCGAGGGATTGCCCAGGCGAGTCTCGATCAGCTTGCGTCCCCACGCGTCCGGAGAGCTGTCGCGCAACGCACCGAAGTTGCCGCGGAGCTTTGTCGTCCGGAACGGGGGAATTTGGAGCTTCAGTTCGACCGGGTCGAACTCGACACGATCCTTCCGCTCGATATAGCTAAGGCCGTAGACAAACTGTCCCACTGCGACGCCTTGGCGATTGATGTCGAGCTGGTAGCGGCCTGCGGTCACCGGCTCGGTTTGGCCGGGCAGTGTGATGTAGACGAAGCATTCCTCAGAAGGCATTGCTCGGCCCCCTTCCCGGTCGCGCGCGCTCGCGCTCATCGAGGCCGCTGAGCGCTAATCCCTCCTCATCATTCTTCGGATCGGCGACTTCGGCCAGCGAGGGGAGCAGGTTCATCGCCCAGAGCATACCGATGTACACGCCAGCGCTCGTGCTGAGCTTTCCGCTCTCGGCATCGGCAATGACGTGTCGGTCCACGCCCAGCTTGGCCGCCAGTTCGGCATGGCTAAGGTTGCGACGCAGGCGCGCGGTTCGGAGATTATTCCCTAGACGCCTAATTGCCTCCTGGATCGCAGAAGGCGGCGCGATCATGAGTTGGCTACGGGGGGGCATGGCGTCTTAAGGCTCCCTTACCTGATTTTATGGCGTCTTATGACACCATCTATACCCCGACGCGTCCCCAAAAGTCAAGCACTCTATGGCGTCTTAAGGCTCCACAAACATGGATTACGGCGCCTTATGGCGCCATCCCTAGGGTCGAAGGTAGGGTAAGACGGATCGGAGCTATTCTTATTCGAGAGTCTTGGCGCCTTCCTCTACGAGATAAGCGACAAGGACAGCGTTGTAGCGGCGTGCCTTCGTAGAAATCGCGGACACACCACCGGCAACCGAATGCCGCAATGACGAGCTCGGCCCCACTGCAGCACCTGGGCATAGTTCGTCCTCTACAGGTTTGTCCCCCTTTCGGGGCAAAGTAGGTCCCCTAATAAAAACCCCGCCAGCGACGGCGGGGTTTTTCGCAGCCCAACGAGTTTTTCGGTCTGTCTTGTAATTCGCGCGCGGCCGGTCTGCGACAAGCAAGGAAAGCCGAGTCCCGAATGTTGTTCGCGATGGTGCGCGTCGGCGGAGCCGTATTGGCGGAATGAAATACATACTTGTCAGTGGAGGATGACCCTCAAGGTTTATGCTCTGTCGATCCAGAACAAGCGTACCTGCCATCGCTCGCGAGTCCTCCTCGGTACAATCGCGAGTAAAAAACCCCGGCGCGAACCGGGGCTTTTTGCATCTCCCCGCGCCTCAGCGGGCTGCCTTGGATTCCTTCCGGCGGGCGTGAAGGATGAATTCGGTATAGCCGTTGGGCTGCTCACGCCCCTTGAAGATCAGATCGCACGCGGTCTGGAAAGCGATGCCATCGAACCCGGGGGCCATCGGCTTGTATAGCGGATCACCGGCGTTCTGCCGGTCGACCACGACAGCCATGCGCTTCAGTGCGTCCATCACCTGGCCCTTGCTAACGACGTCGTGGTGTAGCCAGTTGGCGAGATGCTGGCTGGAGATACGCAGTGTCGCACGGTCTTCCATCAGGCCGACGTCGTGAATGTCAGGCACCTTGGAGCAGCCGACACCCTGGTCGATCCAGCGCACCACGTAGCCGAGGATGCCCTGGCAGTTATTGTCGATCTCCTGCTTGACGTCGTCGGGCGCCCAGTTCGACCCCGAGACCGGAATGGTGAGGATGTCGGAGAGCCTTGCGCGCGGCACCGACTGCTTGATCTCGGCCTGGCGCTTCGCCACGTCGACCAGATGGTAGTGCAGCGCGTGCAGCGTGGCGGCCGTCGGCGATGGCACCCAAGCGGTGCTGGCACCAGCCTGCGGATGGCTGATCTTCTGGGTCAGCATATCGGCCATCTTGTCGGGCGCGGCCCACATGCCCTTGCCGATCTGGGCGCGGCCGGGCAGGCCACCGATCAGGCCCTTGTCGACGTTCCAGTCCTCATAAGACTTGATCCAGGGTTGCGCCTTCATGTCGTTCTTGCGGATCATCGGGCCGGCTTCGATCGAGGTGTGGATCTCGTCGCCCGTGCGGTCGAGGAAGCCGGTGTTGATGAAGACCACACGCTCGGAGGCGGCCTGGATGCACAAGCCCCGCCACACAGGCGGAAAACCGAACCCCACAGCTTTGCCCTTGAAGATCCATCCCAGCCCCCGCATGCTGAAAAAACGAATCCTCTCAAACTACCTGAGTCCGGCTGCGCAAACTCTGCGGCTTTCTGACTCAGTAAGACTAATGCGTCGACAGGGATGGGCCGAAGCTCCAGACGAGAGCTTCGCGGAATGAACGCGATTGCCGCTCCTATTTTTGCGAGCGGCTCTTATTTCGAAGGCAGCATAGGGATCGTCGGCCCGTCAGCGATCGTAAATCCAACCCTTAATATGGCTCAGGCTGCTGCTGTAGTTTCTGCTGCTCATCGGGTCTCGTTGGCGCTGGGCGAAGCGCACAAGCGCGGCTAAGCGCCCAGCGCGGACGAAATACAGAAACCGCCACGGGAATACGCCGCGACATCATCGTCCTTGCCGACAACTGCGAAGCTGAGGCGGCTGCCATCTTGCGCCTTTAGCGCGGCAACAAAGCCGATCACCCCTTCCGGAACGCGTACATCCGGCCTGGATACGTGGACCAGCTTTACGCCGGGAAGGAGCTTTGCAACCTCAAGGGCCTTCTCCAGATGTCGAGTTGAGGATGCGGACCAAGCGCCACCAGCACCCGCGCAGCCGCAGCACACACCAGATCCTCCAACGGACTCGATTTCGAAATAATTTCAAGGATTGAACGTTCACCGCCGAACCGCCAGCATTCTCCCTGTTGAAGAATTGGCGATTCCTATGATGAGCAAAGTGAGCCTTTCGGATATTGCGGTGTGGCGCGCATGCGCGCCGCAAATCCTCTTCACCCGCCACCGACCCGGTCAAGTTGACAGTGCCCGTTCAGATCATTCGTTGGGTCGACATGCGGGACCGAAGCCCCGCTTGTCTTCATTTCATCGATCAGGGAACCGGGATCGGCTTCACCTTGTTCGGCTCAAGCCAGTCCTTCGCCGTCTCGCAGGTGCCGCAGTTGATGCCGGCCAGGTTGTCGGCGATGTGCACGTCCGGCAGCGCCTGAATGGTGGCGCCAGGCGTGGGTATGCCGTCCTGAACGGACTTCAGGCTGAGTTCGGGCAGAAGATCGCCATTGAGGGCGGTGTCGATGAACAGCGGGGGCACCCTGTCGGCCGGGAAGGTGTTGCAGCCATCCACGAAGCTTTCGCCCTTGCACATCTTAACATCCTGCGGCTCGACCCAGGGCAGAGGATATTCGATATTGTTGCCGCCGAGCTTCTTCTTGCCGGTAACTACTTCCATCATCAGCTTGAAGGCATAGCCGCCAACCGCCGGGCCGGCGCTTGAAGAGAGGCCTTTCAACTCCTTGGCCTGCATGGCGGGATCGGCCATGGCCAGACGATAGCCGTTGTTGGACTGGCCCGCGATCGTGACCAGGCGATCAGGCCGCTTGTTGATTACGGCCTGGAGCGAGCCATGAGTGCCGTCGACGGTCCAAATGCCATCGACGTTGGGGTGCGCCGCCAGGATCTTGGCAACTTCTTCCTGCGAGGTCGCGTCGTTCCAGTTGCCGTAGAAATCGCCGACGATCTTGATGCCAGGATACTTCTTGAAGACGCCGTAGGCCTGCTCGTCGTAGACCTTGGTCACCGTGGTACCGGCAACGCCGTGATTGAAGATCACCTCACCCTTGCCGCCCATCTGGTTGACCATCCACTGGGCCGAATTGGCGCCGTAGCGGGCGGTGATGTTGCTGACATTGTGCGCGCAGGGCTCAGTGACCGTGCTATCATATGTAAACACCTCGACACCCTTGGCGCAGGCCTGCTTGATGACCCGATTGAGCGCCGTGGGTGAAAGTGGATAGAGGATGATGGCATTTGCGCCGGATGCGACCATGCTTTGCAGGTCAGATATCTGGTGCTGGACATCGGTGCCCGAAATGACCGTCTTGAACTCGACGGTCTTGTCGTAAGGTGGCGTCGCGGCAAGCGCCTTGATGCCATTGGCGGCAGCGGCCTGCCATGTGTTGCCGCTATAGCTCATGTTCAGAAAGACTTTGTAGCGATCCGCGGCGCTGGCTGGCGCGGCTGCGAACACGGCTCCTGCCAGGACGACCGGAGCGAGTCCGGTAAGCAGGTTCTTGTGCCAATCTGTCTTCATATCGCATTTCCTCTCTGATTTTCATGAATGCCCGCCATGATCAGCGGTTTCGCACGGTCAGCCGCCCACTCTGGAGCAGCAGAGCGATTAGGATAATCCCGCCCTGGACGAGGTCCCGGAACCCCTGTGAAAGGCTGAGGGCAGTGATGACTGTCGAAAGCGTACTGAGAAACAGCGCGCCGGCAAGCGTGCCGAGATAAATGCCGGAGCCGCCCGTCACCCGGGCTCCCCCGATCACCACCGCCGCGATGCTCGGCATCAACAGCGCATTGCCCATGTCCAACGTAGCGCTTGACGAATAGCCCGCCAGGAGGATGCCCGTAATGCCGGCGCACAGGCCGCCAATGGTGTAGACCGCAATCGTCAAGCCCGTGATCGGCAAGCCGAGAATCCGGGCGGCGCCCGGGCTGCTGCCGAGGGCATAGAGCTTGCGCCCTTCGGCGGTACGGTTCTGAAATAGCCAGGCCACCACCACGAACAGGATGATGAACAGAATCGGATAGGGTATTTCCAGCAGGCTGGTGTTCATGAACTTTTGCAGGGCCGGGGCCACCGGCTGCTGCGAACTGCCGGCCGTTAGGCCCAGGGCCAAACCGAAAAAGGTTATTCCCGATGAAAGAGTGATGATGAACGGTGGAAGCTTGGCAACCGCGACGCCGATGCCGTTGATCAACCCGATTCCGGCGCAGCAAAACAACGTCACCGGTATGGCCATGAGCAAGGCATCGTCGCTTCCCCGCGTCAATCCGGAGATCATCATGCCGCCGATTCCGATCACCACCCCTAGCGATAGATCGATGCCACCGAGCAGAATGACTAGGCCCTGCCCGAAGGAGGCTACAACCAGGAAGATCGCGGTCACCAGAATGGCGATAAGCTGATTGAACGAGCCGAAGGCGGGGTTGGCGATCTTCATGCCCGCCACCAGTATCACCGTGGCGGCCAACACCATGATGGCCGGCAGGAGTTCGGCGCCGATCAGGGCTCGGCGAGCGGGGGGTGCCTCGCTGACGGCCGCGGATACGGCTGAGATTGGAGGCTCTTGCATCTGCATCAGGCTTTCCTCACGCGTTGTACACGCGCCAGCAACGCCGAAAACTGCCCGAAGAAGATCGCCAGGATCATGATGATTCCGTTGAAAATGTTCGTGTAGAAATCGGCGACGCCAAGCGCGAACAGCATTTTCTGCAGCACGGTGAGAATTCCCGCACCCGCAAGGGTACCGAAGACCCCTCCCCGTCCCCCGTTCAGTGAAGTGCCGCCGATGGCGACGGCCGCATACATGAAGAGCAGAAAGGAATCGCTGATGCGTGGGTCGCCCGAGCCGATCTCCGCGCAATAGACATAACCGGCCATCGCGTAACACAGGCCCGACGAGACGAAGGCAAACAGCTTCGTCGACCGCACATTCAGGCCCGACAAGCGCGAAGCCTGCTGGTCCGTTCCCACGGCATAGAGCCATATGCCCATGCGCGAATGCTTCAACAGAAGCCACAGGCCGGCCGCCAAGGCCAACACGATCGCCGGAGCTGGAATGCCGTAGAAATCGCCAGTCAGGGTGTTGACGATCGCGTCCGTCACCTCGCCGCCGGGTGCCGGCAGAACCAGAAGGGCGACGCCCTGGCAGGCGATCAGCGTGCCCAGACTCACGGCAAGGGATTGCAGATTGAGATAGGCGACCATGAACCCGTTCAAGAAGCCGACCGCCGCACCGATCGCAAGAACCGCCACCAGGCTGCCTACGCTTCCGAAGCTGCCGGTGCTGGTTGTGGCAACAACCACATTCGCAATGGCGATGACCCCAGGGCCGGACAGATCGAGTTCTCCACAGAGCACGACAAGTGTGAGGCCAATGGACGCCAGCGCGAGCACGACCGTGTTGTTTAAAAGGTTGCCGATCCCAAACAGGGACAGTGCCGAAGGTTCATGCAGAGCATAGATCACGAGCATCACGCAGAGCAGCACGAAAGCCGCCGTAGCGCCGTTGCTGGCCATTTTCCGGAGGAAGGATGTCGATCGAACCATCGTCACGCTCCGTTCGAGGATACTAGGGATCGTTCTCCGCCGGCATAGCCCGAGGCAAAGGAGAGGATCCTGTCCTGGGACAATTCTTCACGCTTAAGTTCGCCGGCGATAGCGTTGCGGTAGAGGATCAGGCAGCGGTCACACAGATGGACCAGTTCGTCGAGCTCAGTCGTGTAGAACAGGATCGCTCCGCCCTCGCTCACGAAATCGCGCATCATGGCGTAGATGTTCTGCTTGGCACCGACATCGACGCCACGTGTCGGATCGAACAGGAGCAGGCAGCGGGGCCCGGAGAGAAGTGCGCGGGCGAGGATAGCCTTTTGCTGGTTGCCGCCGGATAAAGCGCTGATGCTCAGGGGCAGATAGCGCTCGGGCAGGTTCACCATCGGCGTCACCTTTTCAACCAGGCGTCGTTCGGCCGCCCCGTTAAGGAAATGGAACGGGCTCGCTTGGTTGATGACGGGCAGCGAAATATTGGCCTGGGTGCTGAGATCGTTGAACAGGCCTTCGGTCTTGCGCTCCTCGGGCACCAGCACCAGGCCGAGCCGGCGAGCGGCGCGCGGCGAGCGGATCGTGCCTTGTGCGCCTTCGATGGCGATCGTGCCTTCCTGCAACGGTGAAAGGCCGACCAGTGCCTTGAAGAGGTTCGACTGGCCGTGCCCTTCCAGCCCGGCGACACCGAGGATTTCGCCGGGCGCCAGCGTAAAGCTGACATCGTCGATGCCTGGCCCCTTCAACCGGCTGACCTCCAGCACAGGCGGCGCCCCCGCGCGGATGGAGGAAAGCTGGTGTGTAGCGGTCCCGATCATAGAACGGCCGGCCATGCTACTGAAAATGGCCTCATCGCTCATTCCGGCGACTTCGCTTTCCAGTACCGTCCTGCCGTTACGCAGAATCACGCAGCGCCGGCACAGGCGGCGGATCTCATCGAGCTTGTGGCTGATGTAGAGGATCGACGTGTTCCCCTGCAGCATGCGATCGACCAGACCGAACAGCCATTCCCGGTCCGCAAGGGCAGCCGTGACTTCATCCAGCAGCAGCACGGCGGGCCGACGCCAGAGCGCGCGGACGATCTCGATCCTCTGGCGCATGCCCAGCGACAGGTTTTCGACAAGTGTCGAGGAAGAAATGTCGGTGACGTCATGCGCCTCGAGGATCTGCTGAACCTCCCGTTCGAGCTGGCGCTTCGGGACGAGACCGATGCGGTTGAGCGCAGGCCGGGGCAGGAACATATTCGCAGCGACCGAAAGCGTCGGGACGAGGCTTAGTTCCTGAAATGCAGTGGACACGCCTTTGGCCCGGG of the Bradyrhizobium sp. 186 genome contains:
- a CDS encoding HipA domain-containing protein, with protein sequence MPSEECFVYITLPGQTEPVTAGRYQLDINRQGVAVGQFVYGLSYIERKDRVEFDPVELKLQIPPFRTTKLRGNFGALRDSSPDAWGRKLIETRLGNPSPTEIQYLLNSPDDRAGALGFGLSVQPPAPVRTFNKTLDLARLIALADQIVAAEKDPKAPAPAGSDAEQAEALMRAGTSMGGARPKATVEDEGALWLAKFPHREDRWNNPRVEHAMLTLAHECGISCAESRMTTVGDKDVVLVRRFDRHKAEKGYFRSRMASALTLLDADDTPDTVNKHQKWSYLLLADEIRRAASGSQAKDLPELFRRVCFNALISNTDDHPRNHAILAKEHAWSLSPAYDLTPNPMIALERRDLAMAFGNWGRYANRANLLSQCERFLLSKEEATAIVDGMTSTIEAAWYRVCRHAGVSERDCELIRGAFVYEGFGYDLNDPTIATDDVDELPTMRPS
- a CDS encoding helix-turn-helix transcriptional regulator; the protein is MIAPPSAIQEAIRRLGNNLRTARLRRNLSHAELAAKLGVDRHVIADAESGKLSTSAGVYIGMLWAMNLLPSLAEVADPKNDEEGLALSGLDERERARPGRGPSNAF
- a CDS encoding sugar ABC transporter substrate-binding protein; the protein is MKTDWHKNLLTGLAPVVLAGAVFAAAPASAADRYKVFLNMSYSGNTWQAAAANGIKALAATPPYDKTVEFKTVISGTDVQHQISDLQSMVASGANAIILYPLSPTALNRVIKQACAKGVEVFTYDSTVTEPCAHNVSNITARYGANSAQWMVNQMGGKGEVIFNHGVAGTTVTKVYDEQAYGVFKKYPGIKIVGDFYGNWNDATSQEEVAKILAAHPNVDGIWTVDGTHGSLQAVINKRPDRLVTIAGQSNNGYRLAMADPAMQAKELKGLSSSAGPAVGGYAFKLMMEVVTGKKKLGGNNIEYPLPWVEPQDVKMCKGESFVDGCNTFPADRVPPLFIDTALNGDLLPELSLKSVQDGIPTPGATIQALPDVHIADNLAGINCGTCETAKDWLEPNKVKPIPVP
- a CDS encoding ABC transporter permease, producing MQMQEPPISAVSAAVSEAPPARRALIGAELLPAIMVLAATVILVAGMKIANPAFGSFNQLIAILVTAIFLVVASFGQGLVILLGGIDLSLGVVIGIGGMMISGLTRGSDDALLMAIPVTLFCCAGIGLINGIGVAVAKLPPFIITLSSGITFFGLALGLTAGSSQQPVAPALQKFMNTSLLEIPYPILFIILFVVVAWLFQNRTAEGRKLYALGSSPGAARILGLPITGLTIAVYTIGGLCAGITGILLAGYSSSATLDMGNALLMPSIAAVVIGGARVTGGSGIYLGTLAGALFLSTLSTVITALSLSQGFRDLVQGGIILIALLLQSGRLTVRNR
- a CDS encoding ABC transporter permease, which produces MASNGATAAFVLLCVMLVIYALHEPSALSLFGIGNLLNNTVVLALASIGLTLVVLCGELDLSGPGVIAIANVVVATTSTGSFGSVGSLVAVLAIGAAVGFLNGFMVAYLNLQSLAVSLGTLIACQGVALLVLPAPGGEVTDAIVNTLTGDFYGIPAPAIVLALAAGLWLLLKHSRMGIWLYAVGTDQQASRLSGLNVRSTKLFAFVSSGLCYAMAGYVYCAEIGSGDPRISDSFLLFMYAAVAIGGTSLNGGRGGVFGTLAGAGILTVLQKMLFALGVADFYTNIFNGIIMILAIFFGQFSALLARVQRVRKA
- a CDS encoding sugar ABC transporter ATP-binding protein; the encoded protein is MNDRRQPVLDFKSVTKRYGATIALDDVSFELHAGEVCGLLGENGAGKSTLVKILSGIVSPDTGEIRIAGEPFCPRGVVDARAKGVSTAFQELSLVPTLSVAANMFLPRPALNRIGLVPKRQLEREVQQILEAHDVTDISSSTLVENLSLGMRQRIEIVRALWRRPAVLLLDEVTAALADREWLFGLVDRMLQGNTSILYISHKLDEIRRLCRRCVILRNGRTVLESEVAGMSDEAIFSSMAGRSMIGTATHQLSSIRAGAPPVLEVSRLKGPGIDDVSFTLAPGEILGVAGLEGHGQSNLFKALVGLSPLQEGTIAIEGAQGTIRSPRAARRLGLVLVPEERKTEGLFNDLSTQANISLPVINQASPFHFLNGAAERRLVEKVTPMVNLPERYLPLSISALSGGNQQKAILARALLSGPRCLLLFDPTRGVDVGAKQNIYAMMRDFVSEGGAILFYTTELDELVHLCDRCLILYRNAIAGELKREELSQDRILSFASGYAGGERSLVSSNGA